ATGCGCGGCCCGGAACTGCGCAGCAGGTAGGTATGACGCAGTACCAGCGCGTAGATCCGGCGCAGCGAAGGGATAAAACCGGTGTGCGCGTGCGCAATTATGCTCATTGCTGCGACGCCTGCTGCTCATCGAGGGTGAGTTCCAGACGGCGCTCACGGGCGATGTCGATGAATACCTCTTCCATATTTTTCCGTCCGTAGCGCGTCAGCAATTGCGCCGGCGTGCCACGGTCCACGACCTTGCCGGCACGCAGCATGATGACGTCATCACACAAGCGCTCGACCTCGGACATGTTGTGCGAGGCCAGCAGGATGGTTGCGCCGGTACGCTTTTTATAGGCCTCCAGCATGCCTCGCACGTAATCGGCGGTGTCGGGGTCGAGCGAGGCGGTCGGTTCATCCAGCAGTATCAGTTCCGGCTCGTTCAACAGCGCCTTGGCCAGCACCACGCGCGTCTTCTCCCCCGCCGAGAGTTGGCCATAGGGACGATTCAGAAAACGCCCGATCTGGAGCTCCTCGCTGAGCGCCTTGATGCGTGCGGGGATGTCGATAATTCCGTAAAGACGCGCATAAACCGTGAGGTTTTGACGCACCGTGAGCCGGCGCGGCAGGTCGACATACGGCGAGGAAAAATTCAGGCGCGGCAGCACACGGTAACGGTGGCGCAACATGTCCACGCCGAACACGGAAATGCTGCCCGAGGTTGGCAATAGCAAGCCGAGCAGCATGGACAGCGTCGTGGTCTTGCCGGCGCCATTGCCGCCAAGCAGCGCCGTGGTTGATTGCGCCGCGACATCGAAGCTGATGTCATCGACAGCGATGACGCTGTCGAAATGCTTGCGGACGCGGGAAACGGAAACAACGGATGCAGACATGAGGGGCGCAGATTAGCGCAGCATGGCGAGATTGTCAGCAGCACCGGCGACGCGCGGGGAAGCGCACCGCGGTCTGCGGGCGATCAGGCAGACGCTACACCCCGTGTTGGCGTCAGCTTCCCTGGGCCGCCTTGCGCTGTTGCTCAGCCAGCATATCAAAATACTTGGCGCATCTTTCGATGGCCAGCGGCGTTGCCGCATCCCACAACTGCTTGGCCTTGTCGCGCGACTTGATGACTTCCGGGAATGGGAAGTCGATCGGCATGGAGTTGGAGTCAGCGCCGCAGGAACTCAGCCACACACGCTTGTACTTGCCGCTGGCCGCGTCACGCTTGTAGGCCTCCAGCCAGACGGTGACTTGGGCGGTCACGTTCTTGGTATTGGTGCCAAGGGTGAAGCCGGCCGCCAAGGCGTTGCCCATGGTCTGGCGTTCGGTCAGCATCAGTTCACTCACCTCAAATACCAGCACCAGATCGGTCACCGGATTGAATGCGACAAAATTGAGGTCCGCATCACGTATAGGGGTGTTGGAATTCACGACCCGCAGACGCGATGGGTCGTAATTCTGTCCCCAGACTGCGGAGAACTTTGGAATCAGTGCTGACGAGACCTGGCTCACCAGCGGATGGTTGTTGTACAAACTGCGCATTACCTCGGCCACCGTCGGCGCACGTTTGGCCTGTTCGGCCTTCCCACTGCTTTCCAGCCCCTGCCAGACCGCACCGCCGCCCAACTGGCCCGAAACACCGCCACCATACGCAGCCCAGAAGCTTGAGGTATCCACAACGCCGAACGCGTAACGCAGCGGTTCCTTGCCGTGTTGCACGATAGTGGCGGTTTTTACATCGCCACGCAGTTCCTGCAGCGATGGCCCACTCGCACAGCCGCCGAGCAGTGCCAACATGGAAATAACCGGTAAGAATAGAAATGTGATTGCCCTGTACATGCTTTATCCCTCAGCTTGAAATCGTTTCCTGATTAAGAAGGATTAGCACAGGGGATAACCACGCGCCACAAAACCGGCGATCCTGCATGGCGCAGGGATCGAAAAACCGGGGATTTTGCAGGATCAGGAAGGGACAGTATCCAGCTTTTTCCACAAACACTTGCCGCCGCTTTTCTTGTCCAACTCCTCCAGCCACACCTGATGCTCGGCCAGTTCTTCGGCGCTCGCCGCGATCACCGGCAGCTTCGGGCGCTTCGGGTCGAGGCGGCGGATATCCGAGGGTGTGGCAACGATGTTGCCGGTCGTAGCGCCTTTCATATGGCTGTGTGTGTCCTCGAACAGCCCGGTCTGGCCGCCGGTCATGGCGAGATACACATCCGCCAGAATTTCGGCGTCGAGCAGCGCGCCGTGCAACGTGCGGTGCGAGTTGTCCACGCTATAGCGCCCGCACAGTGAATTCAAATCGTTCTTCTGACCCGGGTGCATGGAGCGTGCCAGCTTCAGCGTATCCACCACGGTACAGATTTCGTCAATGCGGACCGGCTTCCCGTTGTTCGCCATCCGGGTTAGTTCGCTATTGAGGAATCCCACGTCGAACGGTGCGTTATGGATAATCAGCTCCGCACCCTCAATGAAATCCAGCAGG
The sequence above is a segment of the Sulfuricaulis sp. genome. Coding sequences within it:
- the dnaQ gene encoding DNA polymerase III subunit epsilon, whose product is MRQIILDTETTGLEPSEGHRVIEIGCVELINRRASSNRYQQYLNPEREIDAGAMEVHGITNEMVAEKPKFADIAQSLLDFIEGAELIIHNAPFDVGFLNSELTRMANNGKPVRIDEICTVVDTLKLARSMHPGQKNDLNSLCGRYSVDNSHRTLHGALLDAEILADVYLAMTGGQTGLFEDTHSHMKGATTGNIVATPSDIRRLDPKRPKLPVIAASAEELAEHQVWLEELDKKSGGKCLWKKLDTVPS
- a CDS encoding ABC transporter ATP-binding protein, with the translated sequence MSASVVSVSRVRKHFDSVIAVDDISFDVAAQSTTALLGGNGAGKTTTLSMLLGLLLPTSGSISVFGVDMLRHRYRVLPRLNFSSPYVDLPRRLTVRQNLTVYARLYGIIDIPARIKALSEELQIGRFLNRPYGQLSAGEKTRVVLAKALLNEPELILLDEPTASLDPDTADYVRGMLEAYKKRTGATILLASHNMSEVERLCDDVIMLRAGKVVDRGTPAQLLTRYGRKNMEEVFIDIARERRLELTLDEQQASQQ